In Polyangiaceae bacterium, the genomic window TCAGCGTGCCGTCGCCAGCGGTCCGGCCTTGAATCGGGAACGAGCTGAGCCCGCCTTCGGCCAGCACCACGTCCGCGTCGCGCACCGGCGACGGGTGATCCGGCTCGTCGTCCGTCACCGCGATCGCCACCATGCGCCCTGGACCGAGCCTGAGCGTGAGCGACTGGTGCGCGCCGCGCGCGAGCTCGTAGCCGAACAGAGTCTCGCTCACGAGCTCGCCCTTGGTGGCCCGAAGATCGAAGTGGCCGGCGACCAGCCCGGAGATGCGCGTCACGCCGCTCGCGTCGGTCTCCGCGCGGCGCGCGGGCCAGAGCGTCGAGCCGGCAATGGTGACCTGCGCTCCCGCCGCCGGAGCGCCGTCGGGGCCAACCACGCGCACCTCGAGCGAGGCCAGCCGCCGGAGCGCGAGGGTCACGTCGGCGGTCACGCCCGACTGCGTGATGGACTCGTAGCCCGGCGCGGAGCCCTTCACCGTCCAAGGTGAGGGGGGCAGGCGCGTGAAGGTCGCGACCCCCGACGCGCCCGTGAGCGCGCCGAACGGCAGCGGGTCCCCCGACGTGACGAGCACGGTCGCGCGCGGCAGCAGCGCCCCTTCCTCGTCGCTGACGGTGACCCGCAGCGTCGCTGCCGTCACCAGACGCACCTCGGCCAAGCGCGGCTCGCCCTCGAGCACCAGCCGCGTCGAGCTGCGCGCGTACCCGGACGCTTCGATCACCACCCAGACGGCGCCGCGCGGCAGTCCGCCGATCTTGGCCCCTCCACCCGCGTCGCTGCGGCCGGTGCCCGCCAGGAAGTAGCGCTGGTCGCGCTCCCAGAACACGCGCGCCTCGGCGCCCGGCACCGGGGCGCCTTCGGCGTTGGTGACGGTCAGCGCGACCTCGGCGTCGCGCTCCTCGACCTCCGCGGGCGGCGGCGGCGCCTGCGGCGAGAGCGGCGACGGCCGCAGCCCGACATCGACGACCCGCGACAGGAGCGCCCAGCACGCCAAGAGGGCGAGCACGGCGATCAGGCGGTGGACGAGGCGATCCCGCGACAACGGCGGCACGATAACGCGGCGGCGCCCGCGGCGCTTCCGCCCTGCTATGCTGGAAGGCGTGCGTCGGCTGCTCTCGACGGCTGCTCTGCTGGCTGGGGTGTTGGGGGTCTCCCACGCCTGCAGCGGCGGGGACCGCGCCAAGCCCTATTCGAACGGCGGCCAAGACGCTGGCTCGACGGGGGGCGGAGGCGGCCTCGACGCGACATTGTCGGACGGCCCGCCTTCTCCGGACGCCCAGGGCTTGTGCGGCAACCTGGTGATCCCGGTGATCACCGAGCGGCCGAACGTCTACTTCGTGGTGGACCGCTCCGGCAGCATGAGCGATCCGCTGCCGAAGAGCTCGTACAACAAATACGTCAACGCGCGCATCGCCATCGGCAAGCTGCTGCGCGCCATCGGCCATCGCCTCCGCTATGGCGCCGCGGTCTTCCCGATGCCCGGCGGGACCCAGCAGGGCTGTCACGCCGGCGCGGAGATCTTCCCCACGCAAGACGGCGACCCGGCCAGCTACGCCGCCGAAGGCAAGAGCGGGCCCGTGCTCTCGAAGCTCCTGGCGGTGCTCGGCGGCTACGACCCCAACGGCGGCACGCCGACCTCGCCCACGCTGGAGCTGCTCGCGCCGACGCTGGCCGCCCTGCCGGGCAAGACCTTCGTCGTGCTCGCGACCGACGGCGCACCCAACTGCAACGCGAACGCGACCTGCAGCCCCGACGAGTGCATGGCGAACATCGAGGGGCTCTACCTCGATCCGTCCACGCCGTGCGCGGCACCGATCAACTGCTGCGATCCGAAGTTGGTCTCGAACGGACCCGAGCTGTGCGTCGATCGACAAGCGACGGTGGACGTCGTGCAGAAGCTGTTCGACGCAGGCATCGGCACCTACGTCATCGGCATGCCCGGCGCGGAGCCCTACGCCAAGGTGCTGAACGAGGTCGCGACGGCCGGCGGTACGGCCAAGCCCGTCGAGCCGTATTACTACCCAGTTCAGGACCAGGATGAGCTCACTTCCGCGCTGAAGGAGATCGGCATCAAGGTGGCGATCACGTGCACCGTCGATCTCGGCACGGCGCCGCCGGACAAGAGCCTGGTGAACGTGTACCTGGACACCACTTTGGTTCAGCTCGATCCCGTGGACGGCTGGAGCTGGGTCGATGACACGACCGTCGAGCTCGCGGGCGAGGCTTGCGAGAAGCTGAAGAGCGGCGACGTGCTCCAGGTCCAGGTCGTCGCGGGCTGTCCCACTTCCGTGAAGTGACGTAGCATGGCTCCGTGGATGCCGAGCCCACGCTCTCGGAGCTGCGCGATCAGATCGATCGCATCGACGACCGCTTGCTGGAGCTGCTCGCCGAGCGGGTACGCGTCGCGCTGCGCATCGGCGAGCTGAAGAACGAAGGTGGGCTACCGGTGTACGATCCGGAGCGCGAGCGCAGCATCTACCTCAGGTTGTGCCAGCGCGCGATGGCGCCGCTGACGCCGGACGTGGTGCGCCGGGTCTTCGAGCGCATCGTGGACGAGACGCGCTGGGCAGAGCAGCGCGCGAAGCGCTGATCAGTGCAGCGTGTGCCAGCGCCCGTCGTGCTCCACGCGCGGGACCTCGGTCTCTTCCACCGGAGGCTTCATCGGCACGACCTCGGCGCGGGGCTCCCGTGCGATTACGATGCGCACGCGCCCGGCCTCGGCCTCGCGCAGGCGACGCCGGAGCTCGTCCTCTGCGGCTTCTTCGCGCTCCCAGCGCGCCAGCGTGACCTCCGCCCGCTTCTTGCGGCGCCGCCAGGCCCAGACGAAGAGGCCGATGGCCCCGGCCCAGACCACCGAGCCGCTGAACAGCGCCGGCCAGAACGTGTAGCGGCGCGAGACGTCCTCCCGCCACTCGAACTCCAGCGTCGCCAGGTCGAGGCCGTAGGAGTCCTTCAGCGCCGAGTCGAACTCCTGACCCTTGCGGATGCGCTCGAGCATCTGCACGAAACGCTGCTGGTCCTCGCGTCGGATCAGGAAGCGCACGACGTCCGCCGCTTGGGCGTAGGCCACGGAGACCCCCACGGCGTCCGTGGGGAAGGTGCGCTCCAGCCTCTGAAGCGGTAGGAGCTCGCCGGCGACCGTGGCCGTCCACAGGGTCTGAAGCCGCGTCACCGAGCCCTCGCCTGACGCGAACACCGCCAAGCCCTCGTTCAGCCAGCGGGGCACCGGGCGTCCGTCCACGGCGTCGTGGAGCGCGACGTGCGCCAGCTCGTGCCGGAACACCTCGCCCAGATCGTGGCGCGCGTTGGGGTCGACCGGGTGCAGGGTGAGCAGCACGAAGCCGATGTCGGAGTAGGCGACGCCAGCCGCGTAGCGGGGAAAGGGCGCCCCTTCCGGCGCGAGGCTCGCCATCTCTCCCGGAGTCCGCGCCACGTACACCGTGACCTTGCCGAGCACCGGCCTGCCCATGCGGCGCACCAGATCGGCGCGCGCGGCGTCCGCGCCGGTGATCAGCGGCTGCACGCGCTCACGCAGGCTGGGCTCGTAGGCGAAACGGATCCAGCCGCCGTCGTGGGTGTTGAAGCCGGCTGGAGGCGGCGGAATCGCGAGCTTCGAGTCGATGCGGGGCGCGTCCGCCGGCGGCGCGTGGGTCTCCGGATCCGGCCCGGTGCGCTGCTCAGGCTCGGTCACGGGCTGCGCGGGCGTGGACACTCCAATGCGTACCGGCATCCCCGCGGGCGGAGTCTGTGCCACCGCGCTCCCGCCGACGAACAGCGCCAGGAGTACCGCAGTCAGGAGCGCGAGCCGGCGGAAGAAGCTGAGTCCGACGCGCACAGCGCCCATGGTCCGTTGAAGGTAAGGGCCGGTACGCGCTCCGTCAACGCGCGGGTCAGGGGCGGAGCCACCCTGCTAACCCGAGCAGCACCGGAGCGTGGTCGGCCAGCGCCGCCCGAGTCGCAGCGCTGCCGAGGCCGACGGCGAGCGCCGAGCCGATGGCGCCGATCCAGAGCAAAGGCCCCGAGATCGCAGCCCGCGCCGCGATCCGACGCTGCTCCGGTACGAGCGCGCCGAGGGCCGTGACGCCGAGCAAGAGCACGCCGTCGAGCAACGCACCCCTGAGCTCCGCGCCGAGCATCGGCAAAGCCAACGGGACGGCCAGACACGACCCGAGCAGCGCGACGACGACCGGTAGCTTGGCCTTCGCGCCTGCTTGCTGCCCGGACCAGGCGAGCAGCCGCGCCGCAACCGCGGTCGCGCCCAGGACCAGGAGCGCCGCGACGATCGCGAAGGTCGCCCCGCCCAGCGGCCGATGGTGGGTGGCGGTCTTGAGCAGGCGCGCGAAGACCATCAGCGGCGCGAGCGAGAGCGCCACGCCCAGCGGCAGACACCACGCGCTCGCCGGCAGCGGTCGCGCCACGCGCCAGGCACCGGCGACCGGCGCGGCCATGAGCGCGGCCGAGCCCCAGAGCGCGAGCCATGAGAGGGGCAGCGGCGCGCCGCTGCGCAGCGCGGCGGGCAGCGCGATCAGCGCGCAGCCGAGCGTGGCGACCAGCACGCCGTAGCCGAAGCCGGCGGGGGCCGCGACGGACTCGCGCGCCTGAGCGCTCACGTGGTGCGGAACTCCAAGCGGACACGTCGCGCCG contains:
- a CDS encoding VWA domain-containing protein; the protein is MRRLLSTAALLAGVLGVSHACSGGDRAKPYSNGGQDAGSTGGGGGLDATLSDGPPSPDAQGLCGNLVIPVITERPNVYFVVDRSGSMSDPLPKSSYNKYVNARIAIGKLLRAIGHRLRYGAAVFPMPGGTQQGCHAGAEIFPTQDGDPASYAAEGKSGPVLSKLLAVLGGYDPNGGTPTSPTLELLAPTLAALPGKTFVVLATDGAPNCNANATCSPDECMANIEGLYLDPSTPCAAPINCCDPKLVSNGPELCVDRQATVDVVQKLFDAGIGTYVIGMPGAEPYAKVLNEVATAGGTAKPVEPYYYPVQDQDELTSALKEIGIKVAITCTVDLGTAPPDKSLVNVYLDTTLVQLDPVDGWSWVDDTTVELAGEACEKLKSGDVLQVQVVAGCPTSVK
- a CDS encoding chorismate mutase → MDAEPTLSELRDQIDRIDDRLLELLAERVRVALRIGELKNEGGLPVYDPERERSIYLRLCQRAMAPLTPDVVRRVFERIVDETRWAEQRAKR